In the genome of Desulforegula conservatrix Mb1Pa, one region contains:
- a CDS encoding NRDE family protein — protein MCLILFSYKKHKKYKLILAANRDEFYARPTDPVSRWNKGSGIIAGKDLEAGGTWMGISENGRFAALTNFRDPKSIKKDALSRGLLVSDFLEGKNSSPEEYLNHVAAQKNLYNGFNLLAGDRDDLYYFSNHEGIVKKIEPGLHGLSNHLLDTPWPKVEKGKKYLESLINSECFENHEKVFAFLEDSKIPPDQLLPETGMGIDWERILAPLFIKSEVYGTRSSSFLLIGYDGKGIFTEKTWIKAGASVMAGETRVINF, from the coding sequence ATGTGCCTGATTCTTTTTTCATACAAAAAACACAAAAAATACAAATTAATTCTCGCAGCAAACAGAGACGAGTTTTACGCAAGACCAACAGACCCTGTTTCCAGATGGAACAAAGGAAGCGGAATAATCGCAGGAAAAGATCTTGAGGCTGGCGGAACATGGATGGGAATATCGGAAAACGGCCGTTTTGCGGCCCTTACAAACTTCAGGGATCCCAAATCAATTAAAAAAGATGCGCTTTCAAGAGGCCTGCTTGTTTCAGATTTTCTTGAAGGGAAAAACAGTTCTCCGGAAGAATACCTTAACCATGTTGCAGCACAAAAAAATCTTTACAATGGATTCAATCTTCTTGCAGGAGACAGGGACGATCTTTACTATTTTTCAAATCATGAAGGTATTGTCAAAAAAATAGAGCCTGGGCTACACGGCCTTTCAAATCATTTGCTTGACACGCCCTGGCCTAAAGTTGAAAAAGGCAAAAAATACCTGGAAAGCCTTATAAACTCAGAATGTTTTGAAAACCATGAAAAGGTTTTCGCTTTTCTAGAGGATTCCAAAATTCCGCCTGACCAACTTCTTCCTGAAACAGGAATGGGGATCGATTGGGAAAGGATACTCGCGCCCCTTTTCATTAAAAGCGAAGTATATGGAACAAGATCATCCAGTTTTCTATTGATCGGATATGATGGCAAAGGGATATTCACCGAAAAGACATGGATCAAGGCCGGTGCCAGCGTCATGGCTGGAGAAACGAGAGTGATAAACTTTTAA